Proteins from one Candidatus Cloacimonas sp. genomic window:
- a CDS encoding FlgD immunoglobulin-like domain containing protein: MRKLFIFATMLMSVCLSAQSWKTYTNTNHIYDLILKGNDLYCATWGGVLKLNSINDSEDLSSYSETNVYNKGNGLVSNDIRTLTYIDFSESLWMGSSDNGISILSQLGFQDIGSDLGLPSLKVTRIIEHESTILVATSEGLAVFYYLPSVSFPLMLHQYTSATTSGGMVGNNIVDMLLADTGTLFLATTNGVSYVPLDSLDIDSAWKTIQGVGNPVLSGGNPILSANSDDLAIGFYDKVYVHSLDMNGGSWLNYNVGNMLTGKDVSSVLLDSQSRLWVAYASWKEATSSYTNTTDSLFTLIENNTYAHILKETNGLGYSPISRILEINGKIYLCSWGEGFFRQEDDTWINYDPACIGFPRIGQVVTDNNYNLWFASGYMSNLPVKKGSMGVSKFADGDWKTLNIHNSPIHTDNVLGIAVDHLNRKWFATWDNSSSPQGWEKGISIYDEDNNSWVHISDEGIRHYDNVSETWSIYDTSTRLSTGTIGGIYPASDSLMMVMCYIGGVDILNMNFEKVAHFSPANTLYNSVLYGYYNGQQYFIGTNNDRGLTIWNNDSLPVTGGDYWVIPSPPNLNNCVVYGVVTVETPYEGKQHWIAASTGVFMWNETDWYRYDTMIKRYKYSPISHQWENDILYYVDEERLFGSVRTTPTCIYLDAQNRIWLGSMENGLSVYDPYTERFTNYFYPNYPLISNYITSLGFDPVAGNLIIGTPDGFNTLRISRTVKPLTTLQNLKAFPNPFRPSIHPYLQIVNMPVDNMPPGKADCRIYDASGALVMKLKENAFSRFQWDGKNANGKQCASGIYFFVVADDAGNVKKGKLAIIND, from the coding sequence ATGAGAAAGCTATTTATCTTTGCCACTATGCTGATGAGTGTTTGTTTGTCTGCTCAGAGCTGGAAGACCTATACTAATACCAATCATATTTATGATTTAATTTTAAAGGGAAATGATCTATATTGTGCCACTTGGGGTGGAGTGCTAAAATTAAATTCGATAAATGATTCAGAAGACCTCAGTTCTTATTCGGAAACAAATGTATATAATAAAGGCAACGGGTTAGTTTCCAATGACATAAGAACTCTTACATATATTGATTTTTCGGAAAGTTTGTGGATGGGTTCTTCGGATAATGGAATCTCCATCTTAAGTCAATTAGGGTTTCAGGATATTGGTAGCGATTTGGGTTTGCCGTCATTAAAAGTTACCCGAATAATTGAACACGAATCTACCATTTTAGTCGCCACTTCCGAAGGACTGGCTGTTTTTTATTATCTGCCGAGTGTTTCTTTCCCCTTAATGCTACATCAATATACTTCTGCCACTACTTCCGGAGGAATGGTTGGAAACAATATTGTAGATATGTTGCTGGCGGACACGGGAACTCTTTTTTTAGCCACAACCAATGGAGTAAGTTATGTCCCTTTGGATTCATTGGATATTGACTCCGCTTGGAAAACGATACAAGGAGTTGGTAATCCTGTTTTAAGTGGAGGAAATCCCATTTTATCGGCAAATAGTGATGATCTTGCCATCGGTTTTTATGACAAGGTTTATGTGCATTCTTTAGATATGAACGGCGGTTCCTGGCTAAACTATAATGTAGGCAATATGTTAACCGGTAAAGATGTATCTTCTGTTTTGTTGGATTCCCAATCCCGTTTATGGGTTGCGTATGCCAGTTGGAAAGAAGCAACCTCAAGCTATACAAATACAACCGATTCTCTTTTCACTTTGATAGAAAATAATACTTATGCCCATATTCTGAAAGAAACAAACGGCTTGGGCTATAGCCCCATCAGCAGAATTTTGGAAATAAACGGTAAAATATATCTTTGTAGCTGGGGGGAAGGATTTTTTAGACAAGAAGATGACACTTGGATTAACTATGATCCTGCTTGTATCGGTTTTCCCAGAATTGGTCAAGTGGTAACTGACAATAATTATAACTTATGGTTTGCCAGTGGCTATATGTCCAATCTTCCGGTAAAAAAAGGTTCTATGGGAGTTAGTAAATTTGCTGATGGCGATTGGAAAACCTTGAACATTCATAACAGTCCAATTCATACCGACAATGTTTTGGGCATAGCTGTTGACCACTTAAACCGAAAATGGTTTGCCACTTGGGATAATTCTTCCAGTCCTCAAGGTTGGGAAAAAGGAATTAGTATCTATGATGAGGATAATAATTCCTGGGTGCATATTTCAGACGAAGGGATCCGTCATTACGATAATGTATCCGAAACCTGGAGTATTTATGATACTTCCACGCGTTTATCTACTGGCACCATTGGAGGAATCTATCCAGCAAGTGATTCTTTAATGATGGTGATGTGTTATATTGGAGGTGTAGATATTCTGAATATGAATTTTGAGAAAGTTGCTCATTTTTCTCCTGCCAATACGCTATATAATAGTGTCCTTTATGGATATTATAATGGACAGCAATATTTTATCGGAACTAATAATGACAGAGGGCTTACTATCTGGAATAATGATTCTCTTCCTGTTACCGGAGGTGATTATTGGGTTATTCCTTCTCCGCCAAATTTGAACAATTGTGTAGTTTATGGAGTGGTCACCGTTGAAACTCCTTACGAAGGAAAACAACATTGGATTGCTGCCAGCACGGGTGTTTTTATGTGGAATGAAACTGACTGGTATCGCTATGACACAATGATCAAACGCTATAAATATAGCCCTATAAGTCATCAGTGGGAAAATGATATTTTGTATTATGTAGATGAAGAACGCCTTTTTGGATCTGTCCGAACAACTCCTACTTGCATATATTTGGATGCGCAAAATAGAATTTGGCTTGGGAGTATGGAAAATGGACTTTCCGTTTATGATCCATATACGGAAAGGTTTACCAATTATTTTTATCCAAATTACCCTCTCATTTCCAATTATATTACTTCGCTGGGTTTTGATCCGGTTGCCGGAAACCTAATAATCGGAACCCCGGATGGATTTAATACTCTTAGAATCAGCAGAACAGTTAAACCCTTAACTACCCTGCAAAATTTAAAGGCATTTCCCAATCCGTTCAGACCATCCATTCATCCCTATCTGCAAATTGTAAATATGCCAGTGGATAATATGCCTCCCGGAAAAGCGGATTGCAGAATTTATGACGCCTCAGGAGCGTTAGTAATGAAATTGAAAGAAAATGCCTT
- a CDS encoding MraY family glycosyltransferase, producing the protein MINIYILIVLEAVVIYLAGHLLFPLNLKFSHKLKLIAYPNERRINKKPIPEAGGLCFALPILIAQATFGIFSGNVEIGKMLLELAGVGFLALLFGLWDDRFESRARYKFLWQICLAVIMYLCGYKVLYLTNPFGNEFVLDWLAFPVTIFWYLLMFNAINFIDGLDGLACGITIIVCAVLLTIGIKDKNQMVIALSSFLIAGNLAFLHYNFYPAKIFMGETGALFIGLNLAAISTATTAQYKGITSMTLMVPLAALAVPVLDIILAIFRRLRLGNIFQADKKHIHHTMLEFGFSQRTIAIIVYFVTLMFGLIAIGFSFSSKKVLFTLLLGLFAFMVILAYLLMRQEQKK; encoded by the coding sequence ATGATCAATATCTACATTCTAATAGTGCTGGAAGCGGTGGTAATTTATCTTGCTGGGCATCTGCTATTCCCTTTAAACTTGAAATTTTCCCACAAACTAAAGCTGATTGCCTATCCCAATGAACGCAGAATAAACAAAAAACCGATTCCGGAAGCAGGCGGACTTTGTTTTGCGCTGCCAATCTTAATTGCGCAAGCAACTTTTGGCATTTTCAGTGGCAATGTGGAAATCGGCAAAATGCTTTTGGAGCTTGCGGGAGTGGGTTTTTTAGCTCTCCTTTTCGGACTTTGGGATGATCGATTTGAAAGCCGTGCTCGTTACAAATTTTTATGGCAGATATGCTTAGCAGTGATAATGTATCTATGTGGCTATAAGGTTTTATATTTAACTAATCCCTTTGGCAATGAATTTGTTTTGGACTGGTTGGCTTTTCCCGTAACTATTTTCTGGTATTTGCTAATGTTCAATGCCATTAATTTTATTGATGGACTGGATGGTTTGGCTTGTGGGATAACGATTATTGTGTGTGCAGTTTTGCTTACCATTGGCATCAAAGATAAAAATCAGATGGTAATTGCGCTTTCCAGTTTTTTGATAGCTGGCAATTTGGCTTTTTTGCACTATAATTTTTATCCGGCAAAAATTTTTATGGGAGAAACGGGAGCTTTATTTATCGGGCTCAATCTGGCGGCGATTTCAACTGCCACTACCGCTCAATATAAAGGTATTACTTCAATGACTTTAATGGTTCCTCTGGCGGCTTTGGCAGTTCCGGTTTTGGATATTATTCTGGCTATTTTTCGGCGATTACGCTTGGGAAACATTTTTCAGGCAGATAAAAAGCACATTCATCATACAATGTTGGAATTTGGCTTTTCCCAAAGAACAATAGCGATTATAGTATATTTTGTAACATTGATGTTTGGATTGATTGCGATCGGCTTTTCTTTTTCATCCAAGAAAGTGCTTTTTACTTTACTTTTGGGGCTTTTTGCCTTTATGGTGATTCTTGCCTACTTACTTATGCGACAGGAGCAAAAAAAATGA
- a CDS encoding glycosyltransferase — MKKVLHLQMLPVMYGAQRFSLHLLDSLSKDEFEIWVASKPSGEFVQEVKSRGYKYIPLPTFRHQICLWDLVTFVHLLYIFKKHSFDIVHTNGSKPGFLGRMAARLCKIPLIIHTSHGFSFQDNQNPFVYRFFKLAEKIGNSLGDFTVFVNNSDRFNGIELGLIKPEKALTIYNALPRKFNQELQDIAKNRKEAQQEIIIGSTLRYSTQKNVIDLISASCNACISEPKLKFIYLGDGEYYDLCKAIIHSYGLEERILLVGWDNDVLPWLKIFNVFVLYSRWEAMPFSIIEAMSSGLAIIVSDLPSLKELVNNETGYIVPLNNNAELVKTFVKIVRDPQTAYQKGQLAALKINELCNYETMVSSYRELYRSTKPETTRI; from the coding sequence ATGAAAAAGGTATTACACCTACAGATGTTACCAGTTATGTATGGTGCGCAGAGGTTTTCTTTGCACCTTTTAGATAGTTTAAGCAAAGACGAATTTGAAATTTGGGTTGCCAGCAAACCCAGTGGAGAATTTGTTCAGGAAGTAAAGAGCCGAGGTTATAAATATATCCCGCTCCCTACTTTTCGACATCAGATTTGTCTTTGGGATTTAGTAACCTTTGTTCATTTACTCTATATATTCAAAAAGCATAGTTTTGATATTGTGCATACTAATGGTTCCAAGCCAGGTTTTTTAGGTAGAATGGCTGCCCGTTTATGTAAAATCCCTTTAATTATTCATACCTCACATGGTTTTTCGTTTCAGGATAATCAAAATCCGTTTGTATATCGTTTTTTTAAGCTTGCCGAAAAGATTGGTAACTCCCTGGGGGATTTTACTGTCTTTGTGAATAATTCCGATCGGTTTAATGGCATAGAGTTGGGATTAATAAAGCCGGAAAAGGCGTTAACCATTTATAATGCACTGCCCCGCAAATTTAATCAAGAGCTGCAAGATATTGCCAAAAATAGAAAGGAAGCTCAACAAGAAATTATTATCGGTTCCACTTTACGCTATTCCACTCAAAAAAATGTAATAGATTTAATATCCGCTTCCTGTAATGCTTGTATAAGCGAACCCAAACTTAAATTCATCTATCTTGGTGATGGCGAATATTATGATTTGTGTAAAGCAATCATTCATAGTTATGGCTTGGAAGAAAGGATTTTACTGGTGGGTTGGGATAACGATGTGCTGCCTTGGCTGAAAATATTTAATGTCTTTGTTCTGTATTCGCGTTGGGAAGCAATGCCCTTCAGTATTATCGAAGCAATGAGTTCTGGTTTGGCAATAATTGTTTCCGATCTGCCATCTCTAAAAGAACTGGTAAATAATGAAACCGGTTACATAGTTCCTCTAAATAACAACGCCGAATTAGTGAAGACCTTTGTAAAAATAGTTAGAGACCCCCAAACCGCATACCAAAAAGGTCAGCTGGCAGCCCTAAAGATAAATGAGCTCTGTAATTATGAAACAATGGTCAGTTCTTATAGAGAGCTGTATCGATCTACCAAACCCGAAACAACAAGGATATAA